The Streptomyces sp. NBC_00162 genome window below encodes:
- a CDS encoding purine-nucleoside phosphorylase, with product MNASVTDPFAAADAAAARLRELTGAESHDVALVMGSGWAPAAEALGAPEAEFPVTELPGFPPPAVEGHGGKIRSYKIGDKRALLFLGRTHYYEGRGVAAVAHGVRTAVAAGCKTVVLTNGCGGLREGMKPGQPVLISDHLNLTATSPIVGANFVDLTDLYSPRLRAMCKEIDETLEEGVYVQFPGPHYETPAEINMIRVMGADLVGMSTVLEAIAAREAGAEVLGISLVTNLAAGISGEPLNHEEVLQAGRDSAARMGKLLTQVLARI from the coding sequence GTGAACGCATCTGTTACCGACCCCTTCGCCGCAGCCGACGCCGCAGCCGCCCGCCTCCGCGAGCTGACCGGCGCGGAATCCCACGATGTCGCCCTCGTCATGGGCTCCGGATGGGCCCCCGCCGCAGAGGCGCTCGGCGCCCCCGAGGCCGAGTTCCCGGTCACCGAGCTGCCCGGCTTCCCGCCCCCGGCCGTCGAGGGCCACGGCGGCAAGATCCGCTCGTACAAGATCGGCGACAAGCGCGCGCTGCTCTTCCTCGGCCGGACCCACTACTACGAGGGCCGCGGCGTCGCCGCCGTCGCCCACGGCGTGCGCACCGCGGTCGCCGCGGGCTGCAAGACCGTCGTCCTCACCAACGGCTGTGGCGGCCTGCGCGAGGGCATGAAGCCCGGCCAGCCGGTCCTGATCAGCGACCACCTCAACCTGACGGCCACCTCGCCGATCGTCGGCGCGAACTTCGTGGACCTCACCGACCTGTACTCGCCGCGTCTGCGCGCGATGTGCAAGGAGATCGACGAGACCCTCGAAGAGGGCGTCTACGTTCAGTTCCCCGGCCCGCACTACGAGACCCCGGCCGAGATCAACATGATCCGCGTCATGGGCGCCGACCTGGTCGGCATGTCCACCGTGCTGGAGGCCATCGCCGCCCGTGAGGCCGGCGCCGAGGTGCTGGGCATCTCCCTGGTCACCAACCTGGCGGCGGGCATCTCCGGCGAGCCGCTGAACCACGAAGAGGTGCTCCAGGCCGGCCGTGACTCGGCCGCGCGCATGGGCAAGCTGCTGACCCAGGTCCTCGCCCGCATCTGA
- a CDS encoding acetyl/propionyl/methylcrotonyl-CoA carboxylase subunit alpha, which produces MRKVLIANRGEIAVRVARACRDAGIGSVAVYADPDRDALHVRAADEAFALGGDTPAASYLDISKVLQAAADSGADAIHPGYGFLSENADFAQAVLDAGLTWIGPPPQAIRDLGDKVAARHIAQRAGAPLVAGTPDPVSGADEVVAFAKEHGLPIAIKAAFGGGGRGLKVARNLEEVPELYDSAVREAVAAFGRGECFVERYLDKPRHVETQCLADSHGNVVVVSTRDCSLQRRHQKLVEEAPAPFLSEAQNAELYAASKAILKEAGYVGAGTVEFLVGTDGTISFLEVNTRLQVEHPVTEEVTGIDLVREMFRIADGEELGYGDPVLRGHSFEFRINGEDPGRGFLPAPGTVTKFAPPSGPGVRLDAGVESGSVIGPAWDSLLAKLIVTGATREQALQRAARALAEFEIEGMATAVPFHRAVVVDPAFAPAEGPFTVHTRWIETEFVNEIPAFTAPAAEDNEDEPGRETVVVEVGGKRLEVSLPSSLGMTLARTAAAGGAKPKRRAAKKSGPAASGDTLASPMQGTIVKVAVEEGQRVEEGELIVVLEAMKMEQPLNAHRSGTIVGLTAEVGASLTSGATICEIKD; this is translated from the coding sequence GTGCGCAAGGTGCTCATCGCCAACCGTGGCGAAATCGCTGTCCGCGTTGCTCGGGCCTGCCGGGACGCCGGGATCGGGAGCGTAGCCGTCTACGCCGATCCGGACCGGGACGCTCTGCATGTCCGCGCGGCAGACGAAGCTTTCGCGTTGGGCGGTGACACCCCGGCCGCCAGCTACCTGGACATCTCCAAGGTCCTCCAGGCCGCAGCCGATTCCGGTGCGGACGCCATCCATCCCGGATACGGCTTCCTCTCCGAGAACGCCGACTTCGCGCAGGCCGTGCTCGACGCGGGCCTGACCTGGATCGGCCCGCCGCCGCAGGCCATCCGCGACCTGGGTGACAAGGTCGCCGCCCGGCACATCGCCCAGCGCGCCGGTGCGCCGCTGGTCGCCGGTACGCCGGACCCGGTCTCCGGAGCCGACGAGGTCGTCGCCTTCGCCAAGGAGCACGGCCTGCCCATCGCCATCAAGGCGGCCTTCGGCGGCGGCGGCCGCGGCCTCAAGGTCGCCCGCAACCTCGAAGAGGTGCCGGAGCTCTACGACTCCGCCGTCCGCGAGGCCGTCGCCGCCTTCGGCCGCGGCGAGTGCTTCGTCGAGCGCTACCTCGACAAGCCGCGGCACGTCGAGACCCAGTGCCTCGCCGACAGCCACGGCAACGTGGTCGTCGTCTCCACCCGTGACTGCTCCCTCCAGCGCCGCCACCAGAAGCTGGTCGAGGAGGCCCCCGCGCCGTTCCTCTCCGAGGCGCAGAACGCGGAGCTGTACGCCGCCTCCAAGGCGATCCTGAAGGAAGCCGGCTACGTCGGCGCCGGTACGGTCGAGTTCCTGGTCGGCACGGACGGCACGATCTCCTTCCTGGAGGTCAACACCCGCCTCCAGGTCGAGCACCCGGTCACCGAAGAGGTCACCGGCATCGACCTGGTCCGCGAGATGTTCCGCATCGCCGACGGCGAGGAGCTCGGCTACGGGGACCCCGTCCTGCGCGGGCACTCCTTCGAGTTCCGCATCAACGGCGAGGACCCGGGCCGCGGTTTCCTCCCGGCCCCCGGCACGGTCACGAAGTTCGCCCCGCCGAGCGGGCCCGGCGTCCGCCTGGACGCGGGCGTGGAGTCCGGCTCGGTCATCGGCCCGGCCTGGGACTCCCTCCTCGCCAAGCTGATCGTCACCGGCGCCACCCGCGAGCAGGCGCTCCAGCGCGCCGCCCGCGCGCTCGCCGAGTTCGAGATCGAGGGCATGGCCACCGCCGTCCCGTTCCACCGCGCCGTCGTCGTCGACCCGGCCTTCGCCCCCGCGGAGGGACCCTTCACGGTCCACACCCGCTGGATCGAGACCGAGTTCGTCAACGAGATCCCGGCGTTCACGGCCCCGGCCGCGGAGGACAACGAGGACGAGCCGGGCCGCGAGACGGTGGTCGTCGAGGTCGGCGGCAAGCGCCTCGAGGTCTCGCTGCCTTCGTCCCTGGGCATGACCCTGGCCCGCACGGCCGCCGCCGGTGGCGCCAAGCCCAAGCGGCGCGCGGCCAAGAAGTCCGGCCCGGCCGCCTCCGGCGACACCCTCGCCTCCCCGATGCAGGGCACGATCGTCAAGGTCGCGGTCGAGGAGGGCCAGCGCGTCGAGGAGGGCGAGCTGATCGTCGTACTCGAGGCGATGAAGATGGAGCAGCCGCTCAACGCGCACCGCTCCGGAACGATCGTCGGCCTCACCGCCGAGGTCGGCGCCTCCCTCACCTCGGGCGCCACGATCTGCGAGATCAAGGACTGA
- a CDS encoding NAD(P)H-quinone dehydrogenase, producing the protein MTRIVIIGGGPGGYEAALVGAQLGAEVTVVDCDGLGGASVLTDCVPSKTLIATAEVMTTFDSSYEELGIVVADDTPHIEQAARVVGVDLGKVNRRVKRLALAQSHDITASVTRAGARVVRGRAKLGGPQGIDGTRDVIVTAADGTETILTAEAVLIATGGHPREIPDAQPDGERILNWTQVYDLDELPEELIVVGSGVTGAEFAGAYQALGSRVTLVSSRDRVLPGEDPDAAAVLEDVFRRRGMNVIGRSRAESAKRVGDRVEVTLSDGRVLTGTHCLMAVGAIPNTKDMNLEESGVRLKDSGHIWTDKVSRTSAPGVYAAGDVTGIFALASVAAMQGRIAMYHFLGDAVAPLNLKTVSSNVFTDPEIATVGYTQADVDSGKIDARVVKLPLLRNPRAKMQGIRDGFVKLFCRPGTGIVVGGVVVSPRASELIHPISIAVDNNLTVEQIANAFTVYPSLSGSIAEVARQLHTRKTAGEA; encoded by the coding sequence GTGACCCGGATCGTGATCATCGGCGGCGGACCCGGCGGGTATGAGGCGGCCCTGGTGGGGGCCCAGCTCGGCGCGGAGGTGACCGTCGTGGACTGCGACGGTCTTGGCGGGGCCTCGGTCCTGACCGACTGCGTACCCTCCAAGACCCTCATCGCGACCGCCGAGGTCATGACGACCTTCGACTCGTCGTACGAGGAACTCGGCATCGTCGTCGCGGACGACACCCCGCACATCGAGCAGGCCGCGCGCGTCGTCGGCGTGGACCTCGGCAAGGTGAACCGGCGCGTCAAGCGCCTCGCCCTCGCCCAGTCGCACGACATCACCGCCTCCGTCACCCGGGCCGGCGCCCGAGTCGTACGGGGCCGCGCCAAGCTCGGCGGCCCGCAGGGCATCGACGGCACCCGGGACGTCATCGTCACGGCCGCCGACGGCACCGAGACGATCCTGACCGCCGAGGCCGTGCTGATCGCGACCGGCGGCCACCCCCGCGAGATCCCGGACGCACAGCCGGACGGCGAGCGCATCCTGAACTGGACCCAGGTCTACGACCTGGACGAGCTCCCCGAGGAGCTCATCGTGGTCGGCTCCGGCGTCACCGGCGCCGAGTTCGCCGGCGCGTACCAGGCCCTAGGCTCCCGGGTCACGCTGGTCTCCTCCCGCGACCGCGTGCTGCCGGGCGAGGACCCCGACGCGGCCGCCGTCCTGGAGGACGTGTTCCGGCGCCGCGGCATGAACGTCATCGGCCGCTCCCGCGCCGAGTCCGCCAAGCGCGTCGGCGACCGGGTCGAGGTCACCCTCTCGGACGGCCGGGTGCTGACCGGCACGCACTGCCTGATGGCGGTCGGCGCGATCCCGAACACCAAGGACATGAACCTGGAGGAGTCCGGGGTCCGGCTCAAGGACTCCGGGCACATCTGGACCGACAAGGTCTCGCGTACCTCCGCGCCCGGCGTGTACGCCGCGGGTGACGTCACCGGCATCTTCGCGCTGGCCTCCGTCGCGGCCATGCAGGGCCGCATCGCGATGTACCACTTCCTGGGCGACGCGGTGGCCCCGCTGAACCTCAAGACGGTGTCCTCGAACGTCTTCACCGACCCCGAGATCGCGACCGTCGGCTACACCCAGGCCGACGTGGACTCCGGCAAGATCGACGCCCGCGTGGTGAAGCTGCCGCTGCTGCGCAACCCGCGCGCCAAGATGCAGGGCATCCGGGACGGCTTCGTGAAGCTGTTCTGCCGCCCGGGCACCGGCATCGTCGTCGGCGGCGTGGTCGTCTCCCCGCGCGCGAGCGAGCTGATCCACCCCATCTCGATCGCGGTCGACAACAACCTGACGGTCGAGCAGATCGCAAACGCGTTCACCGTGTACCCCTCCCTGTCGGGTTCGATCGCCGAGGTGGCCCGCCAGCTCCACACGCGGAAGACCGCCGGGGAGGCTTAA
- a CDS encoding DeoR/GlpR family DNA-binding transcription regulator, translated as MFAAERRQLILEMVRANGAVSLRELARVVQTSEVTVRRDVRALEAEGLLDRRHGGAVLPGGFTRESGFPQKSHLATAEKTAIADVAAGLVEEGEAVVVGAGTTTQELARRLARVPGLTVVTNSLLVAQALAHANRVEVVMTGGTLRGSNYALVGSGAEQSLQGLRVSRAFLSGSGLTAERGLSTSNMLSASVDRALVQAAAEVVVLADHTKLGTDTMFQTVPTDVMTRLVTDEPPPHDDRAATELQALADQGVQITVAGGTAASGGGDGMTGRRPRRDSPLPVQRRGGPTAQLRSAPAGLLEQQAGERARVADMRRR; from the coding sequence GTGTTCGCTGCAGAACGTCGCCAATTGATCCTCGAAATGGTGCGGGCCAACGGAGCGGTATCGCTCCGGGAGCTCGCCCGCGTCGTCCAGACCTCCGAAGTGACCGTACGGCGGGACGTGCGGGCACTGGAGGCAGAAGGACTCCTCGACCGCCGACATGGCGGTGCGGTCTTGCCGGGCGGTTTCACGCGGGAGTCCGGCTTTCCGCAAAAGTCCCATCTCGCGACGGCGGAGAAGACCGCCATTGCCGATGTCGCGGCCGGCCTCGTCGAAGAAGGCGAGGCCGTCGTCGTCGGCGCGGGCACCACGACCCAGGAGCTGGCCCGCCGGCTCGCCCGGGTGCCCGGACTGACCGTCGTCACCAACTCGCTGCTCGTCGCCCAGGCGCTGGCCCATGCCAACCGGGTGGAGGTGGTGATGACCGGCGGCACCCTGCGCGGGTCCAACTACGCCCTCGTGGGCAGCGGGGCCGAGCAGTCCCTCCAGGGGCTCCGGGTCTCCCGCGCCTTCCTCTCGGGCAGCGGCCTGACCGCCGAGCGCGGCCTGTCCACGTCCAACATGCTCTCCGCGAGCGTGGACCGGGCGCTGGTCCAGGCGGCGGCCGAGGTGGTCGTCCTGGCGGACCACACGAAGCTCGGCACGGACACCATGTTCCAGACCGTGCCGACCGATGTGATGACCCGCCTGGTGACGGACGAGCCCCCACCGCACGACGACCGCGCCGCGACGGAACTCCAGGCGCTGGCCGACCAGGGCGTCCAGATCACCGTGGCCGGCGGAACCGCGGCCTCCGGCGGCGGTGACGGCATGACGGGCCGGCGACCGCGGCGCGACTCGCCCCTGCCGGTGCAGAGGCGCGGCGGGCCCACGGCTCAACTGCGCAGCGCGCCCGCCGGGCTGCTGGAGCAGCAGGCCGGGGAGCGGGCGCGGGTCGCCGACATGCGGCGCCGTTAG
- a CDS encoding gamma-glutamylcyclotransferase produces the protein MSLYAAYAGNLDPRLMTRRAPHSPLRGTGWINDWRLTFGGEQMGWEGALATIVEAPRHQVFVALYDIAPLDEDSMDRWEGVGLDIYRRMRVRVHTLDGEEAAWVYVLNGYEGGLPSARYLGELADAAESAGAPHDYVMELRKRPC, from the coding sequence ATGTCGCTCTACGCCGCGTACGCCGGCAACCTCGACCCGCGGCTGATGACGCGCCGCGCACCCCATTCGCCGCTGCGCGGCACGGGCTGGATCAACGACTGGCGGCTGACCTTCGGCGGCGAGCAGATGGGCTGGGAGGGCGCGCTCGCCACGATCGTCGAAGCCCCGCGCCACCAGGTCTTCGTCGCCCTGTACGACATCGCGCCGCTGGACGAGGACTCGATGGACCGCTGGGAGGGCGTCGGGCTCGACATCTACCGCCGGATGCGGGTGCGCGTGCACACGCTGGACGGCGAGGAGGCGGCCTGGGTGTACGTCCTCAACGGCTACGAGGGCGGCCTGCCCTCGGCGCGCTACCTGGGCGAGCTCGCCGACGCCGCCGAGTCCGCGGGCGCTCCGCACGACTACGTGATGGAACTGCGCAAGCGGCCCTGCTGA